From the genome of Variovorax sp. RA8, one region includes:
- a CDS encoding PAS domain-containing hybrid sensor histidine kinase/response regulator: MAAPERRLRCADEPAWTDAAEAMYLAAQVVAGTGAAGAGTMAALLEELRKILRVATVFVAVFTDSSRSTLRTLAAVLDGKPLDDFEFPLEGSPWAQMVGRAAHFVGRRGAAEIAPGKILASEGMDWHAALALNDAGGRPLGLLAAMDRKPLPDPALAEALLKIFASRILAEIERNSAGEALRRPEAGHRADFEDSEDSSLIEALRSREEQYRVIFDGSADALALWNDALCIVDINPAFAYMFGYAREEIIGKSLPSNIDDHERDRRIRCIRAALAGQEGSIETRGVRQDGSTFDIELRYLPIGYAGTPHVLAVGRDITERKAALAALQAQEQKYRAIFDGSVDSMVLWSQDLRTVDINQAFVRMTGMTREQVVGKHWTERPDSQDMERLIGYIEAALQGRETQAVEPVTRGDGASFLIELRYLPVRLGDTPYVLGVGRDVSERIVSERALRANEAQYRGIFNASADALVLRASDFSIVDANATYERMSGYRLDEVLGVDRVLANPPEVAATIRRLHEQALAGEPIRLETELVRRDGQRYDLELRGVPIMHHGEPHVLYIGRDMTQSKRAERALRNSEEQYRAIFNASADGLVVRDADYRAVDVNPAYLSMSGYTRDEVLSARRVLTQPDKALQERHREQHSAILAGSAVRFEVPGVRKDGSHFYLEVNGMPLTYRGEPHVLYAARDITERRAAEAERERLEAQLRQAQKMEAIGQLTGGIAHDFNNILTSVIGYVVLGLERADALGDARLQHQLGQAHIAAQRARELIAQMLAFARRQRGQRRTLALAPLVDQTLQLLRATLPSSVSLEFAAPPATGGRELHVAVDAVHLEQVLFNLCINARDAISGSGWIRVRLGRSSGGWTCASCRAQVDAGRWVELSVADSGSGIAPDLIDRIFEPFTSSKEVGRGSGMGLAMVHGIVHDHGGHVIVETSLGAGSVFRVMLPPASDAEVDAPDAPAVAAAGGALCARVMVVDDEVMVGDFMVELLSGWGIEVVLHRSPLEALAWLDDPGRPLDLLITDQTMPQLDGLQLAQRATDLRPGLPVLLYTGNAESVDEAEAKHHGVSGVLHKPVDNRALRALMESWLHRGRGSTSHGG, encoded by the coding sequence ATGGCTGCCCCGGAACGCCGTCTTCGCTGCGCCGACGAACCCGCGTGGACCGACGCGGCCGAAGCGATGTACCTGGCCGCGCAGGTCGTGGCCGGTACCGGTGCCGCCGGGGCCGGCACCATGGCCGCGCTGTTGGAAGAGCTGCGGAAGATCCTGCGCGTGGCGACTGTGTTCGTGGCGGTTTTCACCGACAGCTCGCGCAGCACCCTGCGAACGCTGGCCGCCGTGCTCGATGGCAAGCCACTGGACGACTTCGAGTTCCCGCTGGAGGGCTCCCCCTGGGCGCAGATGGTCGGCCGCGCCGCCCACTTCGTCGGGCGTCGCGGCGCGGCGGAAATCGCCCCCGGCAAGATTCTTGCCTCCGAGGGCATGGATTGGCATGCCGCTCTTGCGCTCAACGACGCTGGCGGCAGGCCGCTCGGGCTGCTGGCGGCAATGGACCGCAAGCCGCTTCCCGACCCCGCGCTGGCCGAGGCGCTGCTGAAGATCTTCGCGAGTCGCATCCTTGCCGAGATCGAGCGCAACAGCGCAGGCGAGGCGCTGCGGCGCCCGGAGGCCGGCCACCGCGCCGATTTCGAGGATTCCGAGGACTCGAGCCTTATCGAGGCCTTGCGCTCGCGCGAGGAGCAGTACCGCGTGATCTTCGACGGCAGCGCCGATGCGCTGGCACTGTGGAACGATGCGCTGTGCATCGTCGATATCAATCCGGCCTTCGCGTACATGTTCGGCTATGCGCGCGAGGAGATCATCGGCAAGTCCCTCCCGTCGAACATCGATGACCATGAGCGCGACCGTCGCATCCGGTGCATCCGCGCTGCGCTGGCCGGCCAGGAAGGATCGATCGAGACGCGCGGCGTGCGCCAGGACGGCAGCACGTTCGACATCGAGTTGCGCTATTTGCCGATCGGCTACGCCGGCACCCCGCATGTGCTGGCGGTCGGGAGAGACATCACGGAGCGCAAGGCGGCGCTGGCGGCGCTGCAGGCCCAGGAGCAGAAGTACCGGGCCATCTTCGACGGCAGCGTCGATTCGATGGTGCTGTGGAGTCAGGACCTGCGTACGGTGGATATCAATCAGGCCTTCGTGCGCATGACCGGCATGACACGCGAGCAGGTGGTCGGCAAGCATTGGACGGAGCGCCCGGATTCGCAAGACATGGAGCGCCTGATCGGCTACATCGAAGCGGCTCTGCAAGGGCGCGAGACGCAGGCGGTCGAACCGGTGACGCGTGGCGACGGCGCTTCGTTCCTCATCGAACTGCGCTATCTGCCGGTCCGGCTGGGCGATACGCCCTATGTGCTGGGCGTCGGCCGCGACGTGAGCGAGCGGATCGTGAGCGAGCGTGCGCTGCGCGCCAACGAGGCGCAGTACCGCGGCATCTTCAACGCCTCGGCCGACGCGCTGGTGCTGCGCGCCTCCGATTTCAGCATCGTGGACGCCAACGCAACCTATGAGCGCATGAGCGGCTACCGGCTCGACGAAGTGCTGGGTGTGGACCGGGTGCTGGCCAACCCACCGGAAGTCGCGGCCACGATCCGCCGCCTGCACGAGCAGGCACTGGCCGGCGAGCCGATCCGGCTCGAGACCGAGCTCGTGCGGCGCGATGGCCAGCGTTATGACCTGGAGCTGCGCGGCGTTCCGATCATGCACCACGGTGAACCGCATGTCCTTTACATCGGACGCGACATGACGCAGAGCAAGCGCGCCGAGCGGGCCCTGCGCAACAGCGAGGAACAATACCGGGCGATCTTCAACGCTTCTGCCGACGGCCTGGTCGTGCGGGATGCCGACTACCGCGCGGTGGACGTGAATCCGGCTTACCTGAGCATGAGCGGCTACACGCGCGACGAAGTGCTGAGTGCGAGGCGGGTGCTGACGCAACCCGACAAGGCGCTCCAGGAGCGCCACCGGGAACAGCACTCTGCCATCCTGGCAGGTAGCGCAGTCCGCTTCGAGGTGCCGGGCGTGCGCAAGGACGGCAGCCACTTCTACCTCGAGGTCAACGGCATGCCGCTGACTTACCGCGGCGAGCCGCACGTGCTGTATGCGGCCCGTGACATCACCGAGCGCCGCGCCGCGGAGGCCGAGCGCGAGCGCCTCGAGGCCCAGCTGCGCCAGGCGCAGAAGATGGAGGCCATCGGCCAGCTCACCGGCGGCATCGCGCACGACTTCAACAACATTCTCACCAGCGTCATCGGCTACGTGGTCCTCGGCCTGGAGCGCGCCGACGCCCTGGGAGACGCCAGGCTGCAGCACCAGTTGGGCCAGGCGCACATCGCTGCGCAGCGGGCCCGAGAGCTGATCGCGCAAATGCTGGCCTTCGCGCGGCGCCAGCGCGGCCAGCGCCGGACCCTGGCGTTGGCACCGCTGGTCGATCAGACCCTGCAACTGCTGCGTGCCACCCTGCCGTCTTCGGTGTCGCTGGAATTTGCCGCACCACCCGCGACCGGGGGCCGCGAGCTGCACGTGGCGGTCGATGCCGTGCACCTCGAACAGGTGCTTTTCAACCTGTGCATCAACGCGCGCGACGCTATCAGCGGGTCGGGGTGGATACGTGTTCGTCTGGGCCGCAGCAGTGGCGGGTGGACCTGCGCGTCGTGCCGCGCCCAGGTCGACGCCGGCCGCTGGGTCGAGTTGAGCGTCGCCGATAGCGGCAGCGGGATCGCGCCGGACCTGATCGACCGCATCTTCGAGCCCTTCACCTCCAGCAAGGAGGTCGGCCGTGGCTCGGGCATGGGCCTGGCGATGGTGCACGGCATCGTGCATGACCACGGAGGCCATGTCATCGTCGAGACATCGCTCGGCGCTGGCTCCGTGTTCCGCGTGATGCTGCCGCCGGCCAGCGACGCGGAGGTCGACGCCCCTGACGCCCCGGCCGTGGCAGCGGCCGGCGGAGCGCTTTGCGCGCGCGTCATGGTTGTCGATGACGAGGTCATGGTCGGCGACTTCATGGTCGAATTGCTGTCCGGCTGGGGCATCGAGGTGGTGCTGCATCGCAGCCCGCTGGAGGCGCTGGCCTGGCTGGACGATCCGGGTCGGCCGCTCGACCTGCTGATCACTGACCAGACGATGCCGCAGCTCGACGGTCTGCAGCTCGCGCAGCGCGCCACCGATCTGCGCCCGGGTCTGCCGGTCTTGCTGTACACCGGCAACGCCGAGAGCGTCGATGAAGCCGAAGCGAAGCACCACGGCGTCAGCGGCGTGCTGCACAAGCCCGTGGACAACCGGGCACTGCGTGCGCTGATGGAGTCATGGCTTCACAGGGGGCGCGGCAGCACCTCCCACGGCGGCTAA